TGGCCGCGGAGCCTCCGGAGCTGCCGGCGTCGAGCAGGGACGTCGCGAGGTCGAGTACGGGCAGGCCTTGCGCCAGCTGTGCTTCCACGAGTTGTTGCAGCACCGCTAAGCGACGGGCGGGCGGCCCGTAAGCGCGCACCGCTTCGGCGGCGGCAGGCAGGAGGTTGTCTTCGGCGTCGAGGAGACCGGTAGCGCGGGCCCCGTCGACTACTTCGGGCAGTTCGTCCGGTGTGCGCTCCAGCAACGAACACAGCAGGTCGAGGTTGCGGGCGGCACCGGCCTCGGCGGCGATGAGGTAGCGGAGAACGTCGTCGTCGAGTGCAGCCAGCTCGGCGCGGAAGTCCGCGAGACGGGCGGTTACGACTCGTTCCACGAGACGAGGGACGCCTCCGGTGCTGGCGTGCAGGGCGGAGGCGTCCGCGGTGCGTCCGGTGAGTTGTTTGGCGAGTTTGCCGACTTCGTCGACGGTGAGCGGCGGCAGCAGCAGCGTTTCGCCGAGGGACCGCAACGCTTGTGCGCGAGGGTTTGGACGATGTGCCACCACAAGCGGTCCCTCTTTGGCGGCCGCGAGCATGGTGAGCCTGGTCAGGTCATCGTCGTCGAGCTGGTCGGCGTCGTCGACGACGGTGGCCTCGACGCCAGCTTCGCGGTAGCTGCGATCGAGGGCGCCCAGCAAGGCAGTCTTGCCGTAGCCTCCCGGCGCGACGACCACGAGCCGGACTGGGGTCGCGGGGGTGTCGGCGAGTTCTTCAAGGAGGCGGCGGGCTGCGGGGTGGACGGCGTCGTTGCCGGTTTTCGCCAGCAGTGCGTTCAACAGTGACCTTCACCGGAGGGAGCTGTGGCTGGGTGGGCGCACGAGCTCAGGACAGGGGGACGGGGAGAAACGGGTTCCTTGTCGGCGGTCGCTTCGTGGGACGTGAGGACCGCGATCAAGATCGAGGAGCTGACCGCCAGCACTGCCGCCGCGGCGGCGAGCGGTCGCCATCGACGCAACAGTTTGGCAGCGCCCTCGGGCTCCGGCAGCGTGAATGGAGTGATCTCCACCGGCGGCCGCTCGGGTCTTTCGGGAAGTTCGGGTTCGCGGTCGACTCGCGGAAGCAAGGTGGTTTCGGGGGCGGGGGCTTCCCGTCGAGCGAGGGGGCGCGTCCGCTGGCTGGCGAGGATCCCGGCCCCGATGGCGGCCGTATCCGCAGGTTGCGGGCCCAGGAAGAACGGGCAGGGCAGGCGTCCTGGGCGAGTGCCTGGGCCGGGTTCGCCGCAGAACACGATGCCCGCCAGCGACTCGGGGGCGACGTTGGCCGCCTGCGCGAGGCCAAAGGCTGTCTTGACCGCGGAATTCGGTGCTATGCCCTCGGCGCTGTTGCGGGCGATCCAGCCGCTGGCTCCCGAGGCGGTCGCCAGGGTGACGGTGACGCCGTCCGGCCCGAAC
The nucleotide sequence above comes from Amycolatopsis sp. AA4. Encoded proteins:
- a CDS encoding molecular chaperone DnaK, giving the protein MPYVLGIDLGAARTHAALRRRQGDRWDDPEPLWLGESTPATATALFLDDEGYLLTGDSAAQAGTAVPSRLITGFHRRIGDDVPVFLGTEPFTPESLTTVFVEGIADVAASQAGGPARQLVVTHPGDWGGYRRELLRQSLAESGFTAVTLVPSAVAALYAHLPEPGAGDRTAAVCEFGPDGVTVTLATASGASGWIARNSAEGIAPNSAVKTAFGLAQAANVAPESLAGIVFCGEPGPGTRPGRLPCPFFLGPQPADTAAIGAGILASQRTRPLARREAPAPETTLLPRVDREPELPERPERPPVEITPFTLPEPEGAAKLLRRWRPLAAAAAVLAVSSSILIAVLTSHEATADKEPVSPRPPVLSSCAHPATAPSGEGHC